A section of the Ochotona princeps isolate mOchPri1 chromosome 19, mOchPri1.hap1, whole genome shotgun sequence genome encodes:
- the LOC101521478 gene encoding olfactory receptor 14I1: MRCKPERVEQHGERTEKRSCRWDNGSAVTEFQLSGFSDVRAVQLLHAGLFALLYLAALLGNLLIVTVVTLDHCLHTPMYFFLGNLSFLDLSYISVTVPKSIHSSLSRRSSISYLGCMAQVYFFFAFASAELAFLTVMSYDRYLAICHPLRYGAMMTGSKCHQMAAAAWLSGFSYAAVHTGNMFQERLSGSSVVRQFFCDIPHVLALVSCDVFLAEFVALAVSSCAVLGCFALMATSYLHIFCTVLRIPSREGRAKAFATCSPQLAVILLFLSTGLFAALGPVGKSSSLQDLGLALAYTVLPPVLNPIIYSLRNREIKAAMRRLLRKVRPLPK, encoded by the exons ATGCGTTGTAAGCCAGAGCGGGTGGAACAACATGGAGAGAGAACGGAGA AGCGCTCCTGCCGGTGGGACAACGGCTCGGCGGTGACCGAATTCCAGCTCTCGGGTTTCTCGGATGTCCGGGCTGTGCAGCTCCTGCACGCGGGGCTCTTTGCGCTGCTGTATCTGGCCGCGCTGCTGGGGAACCTGCTCATCGTGACGGTGGTCACGCTGGACCACTGCCTGCAcacgcccatgtacttcttcctgggGAATCTGTCCTTCCTGGACCTGAGCTACATCTCCGTCACCGTGCCCAAGTCCATCCACAGCTCGCTGAGCCGCCGCAGCTCCATCTCCTACCTCGGCTGCATGGCTCAAGTCTACTTCTTCTTCGCCTTTGCCTCGGCTGAGCTGGCCTTTCTCACCGTCATGTCCTACGACCGCTACCTGGCCATTTGCCACCCGCTCCGGTACGGAGCCATGATGACAGGGAGCAAATGTCACCAGATGGCTGCCGCCGCCTGGCTCAGCGGCTTCTCCTACGCGGCTGTGCACACCGGAAACATGTTCCAGGAGCGCCTTTCTGGATCCAGCGTGGTCCGCCAGTTCTTCTGTGACATCCCGCACGTGCTGGCCCTGGTGTCCTGCGACGTATTCTTGGCCGAGTTTGTCGCCCTGGCTGTGAGCTCGTGCGCGGTGCTGGGCTGCTTCGCGCTCATGGCCACCTCCTACCTGCACATCTTCTGCACGGTGCTCCGCATCCCTTCGCGCGAGGGCCGCGCCAAGGCCTTCGCCACCTGCTCCCCGCAGCTGGCCGTCATCCTGCTCTTCCTCAGCACCGGGCTCTTCGCCGCCCTGGGGCCGGTGGGCAAGTCCTCCTCCCTGCAGGACCTGGGGCTGGCTCTGGCCTACACGGTGCTGCCTCCCGTCCTCAACCCCATCATTTACAGCCTCCGGAACAGGGAGATAAAGGCGGCCATGCGGAGACTCCTGCGGAAGGTACGCCCTCTGCCCAAGTAG